The DNA window AATTGCTCTAGGGCGGCTAAATCCACAGGCTGGCGTCCGCGCACGCCTTTGAGGGCTGTATAGATGCGGGTTTGTTCCATCATCCGCCGCGCCAAGGTGGTATTGAGAGGCGGTAAAGCCAGGGCGCGATCCTGAAAGACTTCAACCAGTTGCCCGCCCGTACCAAATAGCAACACGGGCCCAAACTGACTATCGAGGCTGCTTCCCAGGATAATTTCGTATCCTTCCAGATGCATCATCGGTTGAACGGTGACGCCGAGGAAATGCTGAGAACCAACCTTTTCACCAACAGATTCTTCAATGGCATGATAGGCGCGTTTGACGGTTTCGGCGTCTTTGAGGAGTAAGCGAACGCCGCCGACATCCGTTTTGTGGGTAATGGTTTCGGAATGGAGTTTGAGAACGACGGGATAGCCAATTTGTTGAGCAATTTCAGCCGCTTCTTCGGCGCTGGTGGCAATTTGGGTGGTGACGGTGGGGATACCGTAGGCGGCGAGGAGTTGTTTAGATTCCAGTTCGGTTAAGAGCGATCGCCTGCTATTCCGCACAGCCTGTAAAATCCGATCGGCACTGTCTCGATCTGGACAATGGGAATTGAGATCGCGACAATGAACATCGGGAAGCACTGGCGTTTCATAAATTCCCCGCAAATTATAGCTATAGCGCCACATCAGGTTAAAAACGCGGGCCGCTGTATCGGGATAGGGGAAGGTAAAGATACTGGCTTGGTTCAAAATTTCTTCGCCCGCCGCCACATTTGCGCCCCCCATCCAGCTTGCCAAAATCGGCTTATCGGAAATCTCGCTTTCTTGCAGGGTTTTGACCACCTGTTCGGCTGTTTGCGTCGGGTCGGACATCGATTGCGGGGTTAAAATTACCAAAATACCGTCGCTGCTGGGGTCTTTCGCCGCAATTTCTAAGGATTTGGCATAGCGTTCCGGTTCGGCATCGCCCAAAATATCAATCGGGTTCGCGTGGCTCCAATGTTTCGGTAAAATCGGATCGAGCGCGGCGACGGTTGCGGGTTCGAGGGGAGCTAGTTCGCCCTGCCCGGAGATTAAGGCATCTGTGGCTAAAACGCCGGGGCCGCCTGCATTAGTTAGAATCGTTAACCGCCGACCTTTGGGCCGAGGTTGTTTGGCTAAAACTTCCGCCATATTAAATAAGTCATCGATCGTATTGACGCGCAACACGCCACAGCGTCGGAAAGCGGCATCGAGGACTTCATCGCTACCCGTCAGCGATCCCGTGTGGGAAGCGGCGGCTTGGGCTGCTGCTGCCGTTCGCCCTACTTTAATCGCAATAATCGGTTTGGTGAGGGCGACTTCCCGCGCGGCTGAAAGGAAGGAACGGGCATCGCCAATCGATTCCATGTACATGACGATGCTTTGCGTGTGGGGATCGTCGCCCAGGTAGTAGATTAAATCGCCCCAGCCGACATCCACCATCGAACCGACGGAGACAAAGGCGCTAAAGCCCACATTTTCCCGGAAACTCCAGTCTAAAACGGCCGTACACAAGGCCCCGCTTTGGCTAATAAAGCCGACATTACCCGGACGGGCAATCGTGGGGGCAAAGGTGGCATTTAAGCCAGAGAGAGGATTCATGACGCCGAGGCAGTTGGGACCGACGATTCGCATTTTGCCGCGACGCGCCTGTTCGAGGATTTGCCGTTCGAGTTCGACGCCCGGTTGACCGATTTCTTTGAATCCGGCGGAGATGATGACGGCCCCTTTGACTCCCACATCGGCACACTCGCGAATTAAGCCGGGAACGGTGGGAGCGGGCGTTACAATAATGGCGAGATCGACGGGTTCGGGAATTTCTGCGATCGCCGCATACGCTTTAATGCCCAAAACATTGCGGCGCTTGGGGTTAACGGGGTAAACCGTGCCTCCAAATGGACTGCTAATCAGATTCCACAGTAACGTGCGTCCAACGCTGCCCGGTTTTTCAGTCGCCCCAACAATCGCAACGCTTTTGGGTGCAAAAATGGCATCCAAGGGCTGATGTTGGTAACGTAAAACATCATGGGCGGGGTCTGGAATGCGCTGGCTTGTAGATAATTGCATCAACCACTCCTTTGAGGTTCGATTCGCTCTCGCGGTTCCGGAATCGCGCGCTCGTTTTCAACGAGTCAGCAATTGTAGGAAATTTATATTAAGAATTCCGGACAATTGTTTAAACAAAAAATTAAGGTTTCGCCAAATTCCGAAAAAACTGGTTAAGTATTTATCAAGCGTTTCTATCCCTTCTCGATTCTAAGCGTGGATGAGGGCGATTCCGCTAAGATCGGATCGCTTTCTAGTTTTTCGGAATCTCCCGCTCATTCTAACCAAGCTTTCTCGCTCTATTCTGAATTTATTCAAAAACTTTATTAACAAATGACCCCAGAACTATAAATCGCGCTACTGTAAAACTATAGGAGTTATACAAAGTTTAACAACACAAAGATTGTCTAACTCCGAAGCCTCAGCGTTAACCCTAAAGAACCTCGGAATTTCCCACAACAAGCTGAGTTAAGGCGGCGGGGTCAAAGTTTGTGAATGGAACTAGCGATACACCGAGAAAATCATGAAAGTCACTAATATCGAAGAACTCGAAGCCTTAGTCAAACAAGTCAAAGCAGCTCAAGCCCAGTACGCGACCTTCTCTCAAGAACAAGTTGATACGATCTTCAAAAAAGCAGCGCTAGCCGCGAATGCAGCCCGCATTCCCTTAGCCAAAATGGCCGTCAATGAAACGGGAATGGGCATTATTGAAGATAAGGTGATCAAGAACCATTTCGCTTCAGAATATATCTACAACAAATACAAGCACGAAAAGACTTGTGGCGTTGTTGAAAACGATCCCACCTTTGGTTATCAAAAAATTGCTGAACCCGTCGGAATTCTCGCCGGGATTGTCCCAACGACCAACCCGACCTCAACCGCCATCTTCAAGGCCCTACTCGCCCTCAAAACGCGGAACGGGATTATCTTTTCCCCTCACCCGCGTGCCAAAAACTGTACAAGAGAGGCTGCCAAAATTGTCCTAGATGCGGCGGTCGAAGCTGGCGCGCCCGCACAGATTATCGGTTGGATTGACGAACCCACCGTGCCGCTATCGCAAGCCTTGATGCAGCACCCCGATATTAAACTGATTCTGGCCACAGGCGGCCCTGGAATGGTGAAAGCGGCCTATTCTTCGGGGCACCCCTCATTAGGCGTCGGCGCAGGCAACACTCCCGCCGTCATCGATGAAACCGCCAAGATTAAAATGGCGGTTAGCTCTATCATCCTCAGTAAAACCTTCGATAACGGGATGATTTGCGCCTCAGAACAATCGGTTATCGTCGTTGATGCTGTTTACGAACAAGTTAGGCAAGAGTTCCAAGAACGCGGCGCTTACTTCCTCACCCCGGAAGAAACCGAACGCATGGGCAAATCCATCATCGTTGATGGGCGGTTAAATGCTGGAATTGTCGGTCAATCGATTGAATCGTTAGCCAAACTCGCAGACCTTCAGGTTCCCGAACAAACCAAACTGCTAATTGGCGAAGTGGCGGAAATTGGTACAAACGAACCCTTCTCCTTTGAAAAACTCTCGCCCATTCTGGCAATGTATCGGGCGAAAAACTTTACCGAAGCCGTCGAAAAGGCCGAACAACTGGTTCTGTTTGGCGGACACGGCCATACCTCCGTGCTGTATACCGACCCGGCAAACCACGCCCATATCAAGTATTTTGAAAGCAAGCTGGAAACCTCGCGGGTTCTAATTAACACGCCTTCTTCCCAAGGTGCCATTGGTGACTTGTATAACTTCCGCCTCGACCCCTCTTTGACCTTGGGTTGCGGCAGTTGGGGCGATAACTCCGTGAGTGTTAACGTCGGCCCGCAACACCTGCTGAACCTCAAAACCGTAACGGAACGGCGAGAAAATATGCTGTGGTTCCGCGTTCCGCCCAAGATTTACTTCAAGTCGGGTTCTTTACCTGTAGCTTTACGGGAACTGGCGGGCAAACAACGCGCTGTCATTATTACAGACAAACCCCTCTTTGACCTAGGGGTAGCCGATAAGGTCACGCAGGTTTTAGACGAAATTGGCGTTAAGCATCAAGTCTTCTACGATGTTGAACCCGACCCCTCTTTAACCACCGTCAACAAAGGTTTAGAAGTCGTCAATAGCTTTAAACCTGATGTGCTGATTGCCATTGGGGGCGGTTCGCCAATGGATGCGGCTAAAGTGATTTGGCTGATGTACGAACATCCCGAAACTGAGTTTGAAGGCTTGGCGACGCGGTTTATGGATATCCGCAAGCGGGTGTATGAGTTACCGGCTTTGGGAACGAAGGCGCTGATGGTGGCAGTTCCCACTACTTCGGGAACGGGTTCTGAGGTGACGCCCTTTGCAGTGGTTACTGATGACCGGACGGGGATTAAATACCCCTTAGCCGATTATGCGCTAACGCCGAATATGGCGATTGTAGACCCGGAACTGGTGATGAATATGCCGAAGCGTCTCACCGCCTATGGTGGCATTGACGCCCTCACCCACGCGCTAGAAGCGTATGTTTCGGTTTGCGCGACGGAGTTCACCAACGGCTTATCGTTAGAAGCAATTCGCCTGCTGTTTAAGTATCTCCCGGCGGCTTACCAGGAAGGGGCGAACAATCCCAAGGCGCGCGAAAAGGTTCACTATGCAGCAACCATTGCGGGGATGGCGTTCGCGAATGCCTTCTTAGGCGTTTGTCACTCTTTGGCGCATAAACTGGGTTCGACGTTCCATGTCCCCCACGGGTTAGCCAATGCGTTGATGATTTCTCACGTAATTCGCTACAACGCCACGGATATTCCCTTCAAGCAAGCCATTTTCCCGCAATATAAGTATCCAAATGCAAAATGGCGCTATGCCCAAATTGCCGATTACTTAAAGTTGGGTGGGGATACGGATGAGGAGAAGGTGGAAAAACTGGTTGAGGCGATTGAAAATCTCAAGCAGGCCATTGAACTCCCTCTGACGATTAAGGAGACGCTATCTGAGGATGACCAACGCTTCTATGAAGGGGTGGAAGCAATGGCAGAACAGGCATTTGACGACCAATGTACGGGTGCAAATCCTCGCTATCCTCTGATTCGCGATTTGAAGGAGTTATACATTCTTGCCTACCGGGGATGTCGCGTTGATTCGGCGAATTTCCACCCCGATGTGACTCAAGCAGAGTTACTCGAAGGGGAAGAAACTCCAGAACCCCCAGTTCTCGCTGGAAACTATAGCGGTTAGTTGACCGATTTGAGTTGATTTTAGCGTTCAGCCTTGCTTGCGTAGAGTGAGGCTGAATTTTGATTGAGGAAGTGCGATCGCATCTTCTCATCAGTCTAGCCATTTAATACCTATACTACTTATAGGAATAAACGATTCAACCAATTGGTAAATCTTACTGCAATCTCGATATCAGACCGCAAAGCTAGCCCTGTAATTGCTTTACCGAGTGGATAACCAGGTTCATCCTGCCAAGCAAGATAGGTATGAATAACCGATTTACTGTAGTGAGCTGCTTTGAAAGTAACAATATTCTTCCGTTGTGCTTCTTGAACGCATTCTTGTGCAAATTTGAAACATTCTGGTTCTGCAAGTTTTGCACAAAAGTCCTCTAGCATACCAGAATCTTGATTATTTGGCATTAGCCAAAAACCCAGCTTAGGTTTATCTTCAAGCCTTTCAACTACTGTTCCATCAATATCAGGATTTGTAGGTAACACATAACTATGATTATTTCTAAGTTTATCTCTGATACTCTGCCACCTGAGTTGAAGAGAACTATCCGCATCTAGCATAACTCCTATAACTTGAGGCGGGTTAGGACGTACAATAAGTGCATTAAGACGTTTCAATACATCATCGTCTGAACCACATTCATAGATTCCAAAAAGACCTTCAGTAACTTGATTAGCCTTACATAAAGACATAACAACATGGCAATCATTAGTGCCTTCAACAAGTAATACTTTATCCGAATCTTGTTTACAAATATCCTTCTTACTACTCATCGCACTTCCACATCCATATCAATAGCGTCAGTGAGTGTTTCAGAAGTATATTCGGTTGCTTTAATAGAATTGCCCTTGACATCCAGCCTAAAGAAAGCACCTAGTTCAGGGTATTTATTCCAAGCTTTATCAAAGCCTTCTATACAATCGCGGCTATGAGTTGTTGCAAAAACTTGAACATTAAGCTTCTCTGATAATTGAAAAACAATTTCCCAAACTAGAGGTTGAACGCTCCAGTGTAAGCCATTCTCAAATTCATCAATTAAGAGCAGACCATTTCTGGAGTTTACAAGAGCAACAACGATATGAAACAAACGACTCATACCATCTCCCATACTTTTGAGAGGTAACGGCTCATCAATATCCTTGATTTTTACGAGAGGAATACGATTGTCTGGTTCGCGAGTCCGACTTCTACTAATGTCCTCTACAAAAGCTACTCCAGAAACTCTATTATCGATTAAGCGCAGAGCAGAGATAACTTCTGATTCTAAATCGGTCAAGCTTGTTAAATCCCAAAGAGCAGCTAATTTACGATCAGATACATTTTCCGTCCGAACAAGTTGCCATATATACTTTAAATCTGGTTCCATGCGTTCATAAATTGTGTAACTTCGTCGGATATCTTTGATATTTTTATCCAGTCCAAAAAGTCGCCTGGTTCGTTTGCCTTCTTCTACTATCAGAAAAAACTCTAGATTGGATAAATCATCATCAATTTCTGTTTCTGAAGTACGAATCTTTCTGAGTGTTCCTTCATTATCTTGTTTGTTTTGATAGGCAGCAACGCTAAGATGAATATTGTTGCCAGATTCAATTTCTCCCAATACAATTCCATTTTCTTCTATGTTTGGTAACTTGCGACCAAAAAATAGATGTCGTATAGGATTCATAAAAAAACTTGGAGAATAGATTTGTCCACCTCTTAGCCAAGTTTCTTGGCGAGATTCTATAAGATCTAGCAGCACCTGATAAAAAGCATTACTAGCATAGATTGCTACTGCTTCAAGAAATGTACTTTTTCCAGAGTTATTTTTGCCAACAATTAGGTTGACGCGTCCTAATTTGCTAACTTCCAGATGTTGAAAGAGCCTAAAATTCTGAATTTGAAAAGACTTTAGCATATCAACTTTCCTTTAATCCTTTGCATTCAGTTTACAAGATATAAGACTAGGAGAAGAAAGAGGGTTTTCATTTATACGATAGCTTCAACTGTTCTCTCACCCTAGCGCGAAAGGTAAGCTCGGCTTCTACTTCATCCTGCTGCGCTTGTGCTAAAAATTGGTAGAGATCCGCTTTTTCTACCCAGGAGAAGGTGGGAGAGCGATCGCACTCAGCATAAAATTCTCCTTGAAGCTGGTAAATGCGCCATTCTCGCCCGTTGTAGCGCCAAAAATTAAACGGAGAGCAAATTCGTGGTCTTCTAAAGGCATTGTAATCTCTAGCGTGCCGCGATCGTAGGTGAGGCGAGCGGCGCGGGTTTGGGGAAGAGCATGGAGGATTTGCTGATAAGCTTGCCAGGTTAGACCGCGTAATGCAACCCGCTTTTCTCCGTGGAGGGTTCTTGCTTGAGGAAACCTCGTTTCAACCATGATTCAATCTCCTGGCTGCGCTTTACCGTAAGCGTTAGAGCGTTTAAAGTGCTGAGGATAGTCTATCTCACCCCCAAAGGCCACAACTTGGAGTGAGGTTCGTCACCTCTGGGTTTCGATCCCGGTGGTTTAGTAAAAGAAGAGATGAATCAAGGGGATAACAGATGAACGAGATGACCTTAAACAAAAGCGCTGCACTCTTCCAAACTGGTATCGCCAGCATCTTACTGGTTGTGGCGACAGCAACTTCCCTGCGCGTGGGATTACCTGCACTTCTGCAAGTCAATCAACCCCCAGTCCAAACTGCGAAAGTGAATTTACAAGCCCCTAGTGCAATCTGGGTAGAGAATGCCCCTACTGAATAATAGACTGATTGGACGTTGACGGCAGTCCCCTTCACTTAATTCATCTCTGTTGTATTTTTGCCCCAGATAAGCTAGCGCTAGCCATCTGGGGTTTTAACGTTTTGGGGGAAAATTGATTGAGATTTGCTCGATCCTTAATATTTCTTAGATTTATCTTTTTTTGACCTCCAAGCGCTGAATCGCTTTATTTTCAGTAGACACAAAATACCCGACAAAAAAAGTCGGGTATGTTTGACGGGCTATTGGGGCCGTGATACGATGCCATCGTTAACAGAAATTGAGGAATGTGCGAGCCATGACTCTGGCAACAACACCCCAAACTACGGCCGCAACTTGCGAAAAGCTGAAATGCAAAGAGTGTGGCGCTGAATACGAACTTCAAGCCAAGCACGTCTGTGAAGAATGTTTTGGCCCCTTGGAAGTTGTTTATAACTATGACACCCTGCGCCGCACTGTCACCCGCGAAAGCATTCAGAAAGGACCTAACTCGATTTGGCGCTATCGCCCCTTTTTGCCCGTTCTTACAGAAAATGTTATTGATGTTGGTACTGGGATGACGCCGTTGGTGCAAGCCAATCGCTTGGCTCGGCGTTTGGGATTAAAGAAACTCTATATTAAAAATGATGCAGTGAATATGCCCACCCTGAGCTTTAAAGATCGGGTGGTATCCGTGGCGCTGTCGCGGGCGAGAGAATTAGGATTTAGTACCGTATCTTGTGCAAGTACCGGAAATTTAGCTAATTCTACAGCAGCGATCGCAGCCCATGCCGGATTAGACTGCTGCGTGTTCATCCCGGCTGACTTAGAGGCGGGTAAAGTTCTCGGTACCTTAATCTACAATCCAACGGTAATGGCCGTTGAAGGCAACTACGATCAAGTCAATCGCCTCTGCTGCGAAGTTGCCAATACACATGGATGGGGATTTGTCAATATCAACTTGCGTCCCTACTATTCTGAAGGTTCCAAGACGCTTGGTTTTGAAGTCGCAGAACAACTCGGCTGGCAACTCCCCGATCATATTGTGGCTCCGCTGGCTTCCGGTTCGCTGTTCACCAAAATCTACAAAGGCTTCCAAGAGTTCGTCAAAGTTGGCTTAGTAGACGAGAAAGCGGTGAGATTCAGCGGCGCGCAAGCCGATGGCTGTTCTCCCATTGCTCAAGCCTTTAAAGAAGAACGCGATTTTGTCACCCCTGTTAAACCGAATACAATTGCTAAATCCATTGCAATTGGCAACCCCGCTGATGGCATTTACGCCTTAGAAATTGCGCGGAAAACCAATGGTAATATTGAATCGGTTAACGATGCAGAAATCATTGAAGGGATTAAACTGCTCGCAGAAACCGAAGGAATCTTTACCGAAACCGCAGGCGGTACCACGATCGCCGTCTTGAAGAAACTGGTGGAAGCTGGCAAAATCGATCCAGAAGAAACCACCGTTGCTTACATCACGGGTAATGGTCTGAAGACTCAAGAAGCCGTTCAAGGTTACATTGGCGAACCCCTCACCATTGAACCCAAACTCGATAGCTTTGAACGTGCCTTAGAGCGTTCTCGGACTCTAGATCGCCTGGAATGGCAGCAAGTTCTCGTCTAGAGAATTTCTCCAAAATTGAACTCTCTGTACAGACGTACCGTGCTGCGTCTGTACAATATTGAATGCTGTTTTGAATTATTGAACGACCGAAGGATTGCGAACTGATGAGCGTTACTGTTTTAATTCCTACGCCACTGCAAAAGTTTACGAACAATCAAGCGACGATTGAAGCAACGGGTAATAATGTGGGAGAGTTGATTGATTCTCTCGAACAACATTGTCCGGGGATTAAAAGCCGTTTGTGCGATGAATCTGGCAAACCCCGCCGCTTTTTGAACCTCTATGTGAATAGCGAAGATATCCGCTTTTTAGAGGGAACGGAAACGCCGCTAAAGGATGGGGATGAAGTGAGTATTGTTCCGGCGGTAGCTGGGGGTTGAGTCTTAGACGCGATCGCACCACTTATCCAAGATGCGATCGCGTTTTGCTATTCTTCCATTTGCCACAGATCGGCAGTTGCGCCTTCATCAAAGACGTGCTTGGGTCGCATGACTAAGACGAGTTTACCTAATAAAGGGCGATCGCATTCTGTCTCAAACCACTGAATCTCGATCTGTCCTTCCTGCTCCACAATAAAATAACTCGAATCGTCCCATTGCCGTTGCGCGCGGTCTACAATGACTAAAACGGGTTCTGGATCGCCGGATAAAGGATAAGAGAGTTTATCGCTTTCTCCCAGAATCGCCACGGGATCTTCAGCGCGGCGAACCATCTGCCAGCCAGGGATGGGAACCCAAGCACCTTCTCCAGAGAATTTGACCATTTTAAATAACCCCTCCTCTTCTACGAGAGGAACGGCCTTGAGATCGGCTACACTGAGCGGAAATTGACCGACAAGGGGAATAATACGCGGCATTTCGTCGCTACTTTCCAACCGATAGACGGGGAAAATCGGGGCCGGACGTTTGGGAGTAACGGTAAAATCGGTTAGCAGTTGTTCAATTTGCTTGCGAGTTTCCGGGGTTTGAGCAAATCTTAACCCTTTAGCAATCAGGCGCGATCGCTCTTGCAAGTCTGACTGCTGGCGTGCATTTTTCCAACACAGATAAGCCACTGCATCCCCTGGCGTGCGTGCAAACCCCTGGGGAAGGGTACGCAGGCGCGAAATTTCTTTCATGGCTTTGGCGAGTTCTCGCGCTTCATCGGCATCTAAGCCTTGCTGAACCACATATTCAGCCGCCGTAGCGCGTTCGGCTTGGGTGAGGATGCGAAATTCATACAGGCGATCGCTTCCCTTCTGCTGGTAGTAGTTTAGCGTGGCTTCGCTGACATTACCATTCACCAAGCTGTGATACACTTGGGCCGCTACAACAATCTGATTTTGTTGGACGGGTTCGATCCCGGTTTCTTCAAAAATCTGTTGGGGAGAATAACCTGCTTTTTGCAATTGGGCCGAAGCTTGGCCCCATTTTACCCACGATCCTTCCTTGCGTCGGAGCGATCGCAATAACTCTAAAACTTCTGTATCGTTCAATTCTGCGTTGGGAGCGTTTTCGGGTGTTTCAGTCATAAACCATTGATGCAAACCACGGCTTCAACTCACTCTACCGCGTCTGACTCCCGAATTGAATGCCGCTTTGGGACTTGACAAATCTCTGAGATTTCAGCGACAATGATAAACGCATGATTGAACGGGGCTATAGCTCAGTTGGTAGAGCACCTCAATGGCATTGAGGGGGTCAGGGATTCGAGTTCCCTTAGCTCCATTCCCGGAAATCAATATTTTCAGGCAACGCAGACTAAACGAGGATCGCGGTGATACCAGACGCGATCCTCGTTTATAAAGCCTCGATCGGTTGGATCGAGGCTGAAATATTCAATTTAGATAACATGGCTGAACAGCGTTACCCCTAAAACACCTGTGACGCTGACAGCTAGTAACAAGTAAGTCAAAAAGCGACCCGCTTCACCATTAAAGTCAAAGACTTTATCTTCTTGGCCTGCGGTGAAAAATAGCGACCAGGCTTGGTTCACGCTAATCGTCTCTTCTGGGGTGTTGAAGTCGGGTCTGAATACAACTGGGCCAATTAGGTATTTGTTGGGAAAATCAAAATCGGTTCTCATGGTGCGTTAACCTCAGCTTGGGCTTGAATATCAAGAAATGTAACCTTATGTAAATAATTATTACAGATTCTTGACGAAATGGTTGCCGTATTATCCGCATACTTGAAATTGGGAATTTTGGGCTAGACAAAAAACGGATTTTGTGATAGAGCAAAATCAGCAAGCATCGGGTGAGAATGTAGATGAGCGAGTATCAGTATTACGAATTTCAGGCGATCGATCGCCCCCTGACGGCGAACGAACAAGCAGAGATCCGCAAACTCTCTAGCCGAGTTCAACCGACACCCACCCAAGCCGTTTTTGTCTATAACTATGGCGACTTTCGAGGGAATCCCGAAGAAATTTTAGCGACATACCCTCGTTCAACCCCTCAAGCCACACCCGGATTTCGACGGCTATCCGAGTTAACCGCGATCGCGGATCGTTTAAGCAAAGAACGCGAAGATCGAGAACAGCAAGCCCTGAAAAAACAGCGAATCGAGCAACTAGAAGCCCTAGCATTAAAGGAAACCGAAACCTGGGAAACGGTAGGGGAACTGATTCGACTCAAGCAATCTCAAGCTTACGATCGCGCCGTTACCTTCCTGCAAGACTTGCGAGATTTAGCAGACTACCAAGGACAACTCCCCCAATTCATCCAACGCCTTGAGAAACTCAAGTCAGAGTACCACAATCGTCCAGCTTTGCTCGCAAGGCTCAAGAAGATCGAGCGTTAGGCGATCGCCACTATAGAATAATTGAACGGAAACTTGAGCTTATCGCCCGTGAAATATCTTATTCTGGCGCTAATTTGGATACTGACAATCGGCATGGCATCGCCTGCGGAGGCGGCATTGTGTCGGACAATAGCAGAGCATCAGATTTGCTTAATTAGCGTCAAGCGCAGTGCTAAATACTTTTGGGAATATCGCGCCATCGTGCAAATTGATGGCAAAACGCGACCCTTAGAAGTTTATAATTGTCGCGATCGCACTCGCATCCGAGAAGATGGCATCGCCGTCCCTTTTGAACCCAACGGCGCGGGCGGACTCATCTGCCAAGTTTTAGAGTAGAGGCATTCTCCCAGAGAACACCTCCACCCGTACAACTAAGCCCAAAGCACTAAACGCGGTAGATAAGGACTGCTGAGATAGCGATGTTTAGGCAACACCCGCAGCGAAAGCCCCTGCAAACCACTCGTGGTATAAGTGACATCAGCAGTATAGAGGCCTAGACCTTCAGCGTCCGTTCCTTGACACTCCATTTCCACCGTCATCCCATTGACAATATCGCCATCCGCATTCACCGCCCCTTGATAGAGTTGAACGCGCACATCATCCGGCGTTAACTGGCTCAAATCCAGCACAGCCTTCACGGGCATGGTTTGATTGACTTGTAACTCCGACGGTTGAGAGATATCAATCTCTTTAATCTTGATACTGTACCAATGCTCAAACACCTTCGCCCGCCAGTTGGAGAGTTCCTTCGCCGGTTGATAGCCATCTTGCTTCATCACAAAATAGCGATCGCTTGCCGGAAAATACCCCAACTC is part of the Desertifilum tharense IPPAS B-1220 genome and encodes:
- the thrC gene encoding threonine synthase, which produces MTLATTPQTTAATCEKLKCKECGAEYELQAKHVCEECFGPLEVVYNYDTLRRTVTRESIQKGPNSIWRYRPFLPVLTENVIDVGTGMTPLVQANRLARRLGLKKLYIKNDAVNMPTLSFKDRVVSVALSRARELGFSTVSCASTGNLANSTAAIAAHAGLDCCVFIPADLEAGKVLGTLIYNPTVMAVEGNYDQVNRLCCEVANTHGWGFVNINLRPYYSEGSKTLGFEVAEQLGWQLPDHIVAPLASGSLFTKIYKGFQEFVKVGLVDEKAVRFSGAQADGCSPIAQAFKEERDFVTPVKPNTIAKSIAIGNPADGIYALEIARKTNGNIESVNDAEIIEGIKLLAETEGIFTETAGGTTIAVLKKLVEAGKIDPEETTVAYITGNGLKTQEAVQGYIGEPLTIEPKLDSFERALERSRTLDRLEWQQVLV
- a CDS encoding MoaD/ThiS family protein; translated protein: MSVTVLIPTPLQKFTNNQATIEATGNNVGELIDSLEQHCPGIKSRLCDESGKPRRFLNLYVNSEDIRFLEGTETPLKDGDEVSIVPAVAGG
- a CDS encoding RuBisCO accumulation factor 1 → MTETPENAPNAELNDTEVLELLRSLRRKEGSWVKWGQASAQLQKAGYSPQQIFEETGIEPVQQNQIVVAAQVYHSLVNGNVSEATLNYYQQKGSDRLYEFRILTQAERATAAEYVVQQGLDADEARELAKAMKEISRLRTLPQGFARTPGDAVAYLCWKNARQQSDLQERSRLIAKGLRFAQTPETRKQIEQLLTDFTVTPKRPAPIFPVYRLESSDEMPRIIPLVGQFPLSVADLKAVPLVEEEGLFKMVKFSGEGAWVPIPGWQMVRRAEDPVAILGESDKLSYPLSGDPEPVLVIVDRAQRQWDDSSYFIVEQEGQIEIQWFETECDRPLLGKLVLVMRPKHVFDEGATADLWQMEE